A single window of Colletotrichum destructivum chromosome 9, complete sequence DNA harbors:
- a CDS encoding Putative serine/threonine-protein kinase, active yields the protein MADDSPDPGWTTVHLKSQTHPDRLPPAHRELYEKSKIREWETSSGHWSGIGKHPDDFVEAKKIHSKIIAPKDNDLGMGTFGRVERVTHRTVRLARKWIKPQRNQTFHTLRREALAMERLDHDHIVKLIGTYTFKQRELYLLIWPVAVCNLDELLTDLADLRSGQGDRGDILKRLEDLDISDPTLIESGRRHGPTEANNNSRCPLDFLQRIMGCVAQAVAHCHASKVRHLDLKPSNILLNPNKVYLADFGIARDFHDQDNTATMGLHGTPKWRPPEAYIPEEYSTQCADIYCLGLIYLNIATLVYRGDLEKFHFVVGDLVPHSRAEKLEAHQQNLALHALATQDFHDAKHPTVAPRHILGLTARMVSSDPKSRPRADEVDQELVDLGGIEQVYHNSCCRKSARHVVKRVDERLSAMASENARLKPENERLQREIKALRAMDETYRLRIENQEKKHARDTDLLTRQRDEERQKRRKLEERVSELVEHARKHVRTGLPRADAVADARSVPVAPIAPSVHGLGITSRPRTHPSSQPAIRPPPSTTNTPRSPVFRPKPPTRGSSSPHKAWVTPNLAVMSGTSRSDPARRSSDTPSPNPQSSGTLPTRGSNSRLPVLAKIPATPRSSTPNLARDPGSADSTQASMSSSLFSRLSFETATEEALTPPAASPTLKQAGFDIMVHEIPDASPSDEPSTPARSVPPSVLSALSSPRTTKAELASVAGSEVSREGVAQAKQPPSLQPGKSWAAVAGESHGLARMVGPPLQISHAPVSPGRSRKRVR from the exons atggccgacgacaGCCCTGACCCCGGTTGGACCACGGTTCATCTGAAGTCCCAAACGCACCCCGACCGCCTCCCACCGGCTCACCGCGAGCTTTACGAAAAGTCCAAGATACGAGAATGGGAAACGTCATCCGGCCATTGGTCTGGCAT TGGGAAACACCCAGACGActtcgtcgaggccaagaagataCACTCCAAGATCATAGCTCCCAAAGACAACGACCTGGGCATGGGCACCTTTGGCCGCGTCGAGAGGGTCACGCATCGCACCGTCCGTCTGGCGCGGAAGTGGATCAAGCCTCAGCGCAACCAGACCTTCCACACCCTGCGAAGGGAGGCCCTTGCCATGGAGCGACTGGATCACGACCACATCGTCAAGCTGATTGGAACTTACACCTTCAAACAGCGAGAGCTCTACCTTCTCATATGGCCTGTCGCCGTCTgcaacctcgacgagctgctcACCGATCTCGCCGACCTGAGAAGCGGCCAGGGTGATCGGGGCGACATCTTGAAGAGGCTCGAAGACCTTGACATCTCCGATCCGACCCTCATCGAGTCTGGCCGCCGACACGGCCCCACAGAAGCCAACAACAACTCGAGGTGTCCTCTCGACTTCCTCCAGCGCATCATGGGCTGTGTTGCGCAGGCCGTCGCCCACTGCCACGCCTCCAAGGTTCGCCACCTTGACCTCAAGCCGAGCAACATCCTCTTGAACCCCAACAAGGTCTATCTCGCCGACTTTGGCATCGCTCGGGATTTCCACGACCAGGATAACACCGCTACCATGGGCCTGCACGGAACCCCCAAATGGCGACCCCCCGAGGCCTACATCCCGGAGGAATATTCGACTCAGTGCGCTGACATTTACTGCCTGGGTCTCATATACCTGAACATCGCAACGCTCGTGTATCGTGGCGACCTGGAAAAATTCCACTTCGTGGTCGGGGATTTGGTCCCCCATTCGCGCGCCGAAAAGCTGGAAGCGCACCAGCAAAACCTGGCGCTCCATGCTCTGGCCACGCAGGATTTCCACGATGCCAAACATCCAACCGTCGCACCTCGCCATATACTCGGCCTTACTGCGAGGATGGTCTCGTCCGACCCCAAGTCCAGACCCAGGGCGGATGAAGTGGATCAAGAactcgtcgatctcggcggcatcgaacAGGTTTATCACAACAGCTGCTGTCGAAAGAGCGCCCGACATGTTGTGAAAAGGGTCGATGAGAGATTGTCCGCTATGGCCTCCGAGAACGCCAGGTTGAAACCGGAGAACGAACGCCTCCAGAGGGAGATCAAGGCCCTGAGAGCAATGGACGAGACGTACCGTTTGCGCATTGAAAaccaggagaagaagcatGCCAGGGACACCGACCTCCTTACCAGGCAgcgcgacgaggagaggcAGAAACGGAGAAAACTCGAAGAACGGGTCAGCGAGCTGGTGGAGCATGCGAGGAAACACGTCCGTACCGGCTTACCCAGGGCagatgccgtcgccgatgctCGCTCCGTCCCCGTCGCCCCCATCGCACCCTCAGTCCACGGACTGGGAATCACCAGCAGACCACGCACGCACCCATCGTCTCAACCCGCCATACGACCAcctccgtcgacgacgaacacTCCACGCTCGCCAGTCTTTCGCCCGAAGCCACCGACCCGGGGTTCCAGCAGCCCCCACAAGGCCTGGGTCACCCCGAATCTCGCCGTCATGTCAGGCACCTCTCGGTCTGATCCTGCGCGGCGGTCGTCCGACACCCCGTCTCCGAACCCGCAGTCGAGCGGCACGCTACCCACGCGAGGTTCCAACTCACGCCTGcccgtcctcgccaagaTCCCGGCCACCCCGCGGTCGAGCACGCCCAACCTCGCCCGGGATCCCGGCTCGGCGGACAGCACGCAAGCCAGCAtgtcttcttccctcttctcgCGCCTTAGCTTCGAGACGGCCACGGAAGAAGCGCTCACCCCTCCGGCAGCGAGCCCGACTCTGAAGCAAGCCGGCTTCGATATCATGGTACACGAGATCCCCGACGCAAGCCCGTCCGACGAGCCGTCGACTCCCGCCCGCTCCGTCCCGCCGTCCGTGTTGTCTGCGCTGTCTTCCCCTCGCACGACCAAGGCAGAGCTCGCATCGGTCGCCGGAAGCGAGGTTTCGCGTGAAGGCGTAGCCCAGGCCAAGCAACCCCCGTCTCTACAACCGGGCAagagctgggccgccgttGCGGGCGAGTCGCACGGGCTCGCAAGGATGGTCGGTCCGCCGCTGCAGATCAGCCATGCGCCCGTCAGCCCGGGGAGGAGCAGGAAACGCGTCAGGTGA
- a CDS encoding Putative NACHT nucleoside triphosphatase, P-loop containing nucleoside triphosphate hydrolase: MADPLSTAGTAVGIVSLGIQVTQALFKYYNDVKDQPSDTSRTLKKLERLLHFLGRLESHLGSKDRNEELTDGVRDAVRNCGECVEELQTTVEKFEQAPDGRFRTAVRATGRRLAYPFRLSTLQKLDEDIDDAISQLSLALALLQQDTVDHIENDVEDIKAVLAAVSALIVSAEIRDWLKAPDATVNFNDACTKKHPGTGLWFVKGDVFNTWIKERQSFLWLRGFAGCGKTVLSSTAIQYARRHQRSDPHIGLCFFYFTFNDEVKQDESAMLRALILQLSNQLKHTPRCLEDLHGNHRNSTPPATGLLECLRQIVGMFGDVYIILDALDESPDPKFRRSMLGTLRRMRAWPGLHLLVTSRDLPDISESLKATQEQTIAMTKENVDGYIAAFVTERLRDDEELQKLKKYHARIEQVLTGKAQGVWVECQFLELRQCPKSPRFIEQRLNSLPRTLDETYERMLQNIPPESQEPAQQLLSILCCATRPLTVPELIDVLAVDAIVPLKTGGTPTFDIERRVEDIDDLQQICPGFTEVVIDHSTKAATIRIAHFSVQEYLESERIAHHKSAAPYQVQIENAHALMASISLTFLLEEDLEDLEVDEIRKEYPLIGYAAQHWPHHFHKSTQQQVKLDRLAIELFTNGRGSLTKSIKIWNLDRNSGTTPGGQFPTELYYASFLGLSSVIDALFSESRDPLRLQNSTALDMLHTPCGYHGTPLQAAATSGHQDVVKALLEKGARPNKKLSLGYSSCSSYGSPLMAAAGEGHEKIVELLLDHGANINTKVGPRTAISEAARKGHCRIVQLLLHRGSHLDENVFFEASGSGSKETVSVLLDAGASINAQDDDKYTGPRTALTVAIENGHEEVAELLLRNGAQLTISMPGGRAIEALEMIWDGNQFRPKTPAGGLVRSLVQCFIATSTSESSLLEHRFPTYLRAASGIGDEQLVRLLLDMENNFSKFNSWKTALLEASARGHQTIVEMLLDRGVDVNVRNERESHNLRYGSLNHGHLGTPLQLASRAGLEEMVDLILQRGGDPNAPGVLGEIGTALREASSGGHVAAVKLLLANGATPDDVEAAIALGQASRKGHAQIVKLLIENGAPVNGCNPEDPWNIPAIHEAVAGGHIDIIKILLDKEADLHLQSSFYGSALHAAAGHRHENAVRVLLENGANIHCTYGEDERTALTVASTCGHAGVVQTLLEHGAGKDDQNSGARLLAALSAALSSKTFNGEVAQLLLNEIIRSTITLKVCFEDHHGMLENTARNGHISAVAWLLEISGSTSAEELSEALGEASNFGHTEIVQLLLDNGADVNSHSRDGELPLYRATRRGFKQTAQLLIRAGAQVNALNRYARYCDYRSGDRATFAAAANGHTEILRILLSNGGDPNLESDSLFDNLALHAATRRGHKEAVLLLLEYGANINATSRINETALLIASGMCQRDIIKLLLQRGADVNIACGKHETALQAASAQGGYGDLVELLVRNGADINARAGRYGTAVIAASANGNSEVVEFLIREGADLSIEGSVEFRTAFGAALSEGHMDTAELLIKNGCNIRFALQSALEWGCKSMAERLLPFVVDEMKPQAPENSSALDSPAVDGFLEISRRLLGNREDSHEEQASHETPLVLAISEGRRDVAELIIKYGADINNGTITPLQLAASLGDGQIVLALLRHGADSEVLKDDEEWPALLCALFQGHTEVATLLLNQGLDISSNYGGEGTALQMAAYVGNIPAAEYLIQHGSDVNAPQGWRRWKFGPALYEAVLEGYADMTELLLDHGADANTHYEEYEGVFAAALEAGHEDVIRLLTDRGLAHE, from the exons TGACCGACGGGGTTCGAGACGCGGTCCGTAACTGCGGCGAATGCGTCGAGGAACTGCAAACCACCGTCGAAAAGTTTGAACAAGCCCCGGACGGCCGCTTCCGGACGGCCGTTCGTGCGACAGGTCGCCGATTGGCGTACCCCTTCCGGCTCAGCACGTTGCagaagctcgacgaggacattGACGACGCCATCAGCCAATTGTCCCTCGCCCTTGCGTTGCTCCAGCAAGACACCGTCGATCACATCGAGAACGACGTCGAAGACATCAAGGCGGTCCTAGCCGCGGTCAGCGCTCTGATCGTCTCCGCCGAGATCAGAGACTGGCTCAAAGCTCCAGACGCAACAGTCAACTTCAACGACGCTTGCACCAAGAAGCACCCGGGCACAGGCTTGTGGTTTGTGAAGGGCGATGTCTTCAACACTTGGATCAAAGAACGACAGTCCTTCTTATGGTTAAGGGGCTTCGCCGGGTGCGGCAAAACGGTCCtttcgtcgacggcgataCAGTATGCTCGACGGCATCAAAGGTCGGACCCTCACATCGGGCTGTGTTTCTTTTACTTCACCTTTAACGACGAGGTGAAACAAGACGAATCCGCCATGCTCCGCGCGCTTATTCTTCAGCTTTCAAATCAGTTGAAACACACGCCTCGATGTCTGGAGGACCTGCATGGAAACCACAGAAATAGTACTCCGCCGGCAACAGGTCTTCTTGAGTGTCTTCGTCAGATCGTGGGAATGTTCGGCGATGTCTACATCATCCTGGATGCACTAGATGAGAGCCCTGACCCTAAGTTCCGACGATCAATGCTTGGTACTCTCAGGAGAATGAGAGCATGGCCAGGATTGCATCTTCTGGTGACCAGTCGGGACTTGCCCGACATCAGCGAGAGTCTTAAGGCAACACAAGAACAGACTATCGCCATGACAAAGGAGAACGTCGATGGATACATTGCCGCGTTTGTCACCGAACGGCTACGGGATGACGAAGAGCTGCAAAAGTTGAAGAAATATCATGCGAGAATCGAGCAGGTGCTGACTGGAAAGGCGCAAGGAGT ATGGGTCGAATGCCAGTTCCTCGAACTCAGACAATGTCCCAAAAGCCCTCGTTTCATTGAACAACGACTCAACTCGCTCCCCCGCACACTAGACGAGACCTACGAGAGAATGCTCCAGAACATCCCTCCGGAATCCCAGGAGCCTGCGCAACAATTGCTGTCTATCTTGTGTTGCGCGACGAGACCTTTGACAGTGCCAGAACTCATTGATGTTCTAGCCGTCGATGCCATCGTGCCGCTGAAAACGGGTGGTACGCCCACATTCGACATCGAGAGGCGTGTTGAAGATATAGACGACCTTCAGCAGATCTGTCCGGGTTTCACAGAAGTTGTCATCGACCATTCGACGAAGGCTGCCACAATACGCATTGCGCATTTCTCGGTCCAGGAGTATCTCGAGTCCGAACGAATTGCACACCACAAAAGTGCGGCTCCATACCAGGTGCAAATAGAAAACGCCCACGCTTTGATGGCCTCTATTAGTCTGACATTCCTACTCGAGGAAGACCTGGAAGATCTGGAAGTCGATGAAATCAGAAAGGAATATCCGTTGATAGGTTACGCAGCACAGCACTGGCCACATCATTTTCACAAAAGCACCCAGCAGCAGGTAAAGCTCGACCGTCTGGCAATCGAACTCTTCACGAATGGGAGGGGATCACTGACGAAATCTATCAAAATCTGGAATCTGGACCGTAACAGCGGTACTACTCCAGGCGGACAATTTCCCACAGAGTTGTACTATGCTTCTTTTCTCGGACTTTCATCAGTCATCGACGCTCTTTTCTCGGAAAGTCGTgatcctcttcgtcttcaaaATTCTACTGCCTTGGACATGCTCCATACGCCATGCGGGTATCATGGAACACCGTTGCAAGCAGCAGCTACCAGTGGGCATCAAGACGTTGTAAAAGCCCTTCTTGAAAAAGGTGCAAGACCAAACAAGAAGTTGTCCTTGGGGTATTCATCTTGTTCGTCCTACGGTAGCCCACTTATGGCTGCTGCAGGAGAAGGGCATGAAAAGATCGTGGAGCTTCTGCTTGATCACGGTgccaacatcaacaccaagGTAGGCCCCAGGACGGCTATCTCGGAAGCAGCGCGTAAAGGACATTGTAGAATTGtccaacttcttcttcacaGAGGCTCTCATCTAGACGAGAATGTTTTTTTTGAAGCGTCTGGGAGCGGCAGCAAGGAGACCGTGAGTGTCCTTCTTGACGCAGGGGCTTCTATCAACGCacaggacgacgacaaatACACGGGCCCTAGGACAGCGTTGACAGTAGCCATAGAAAATGGACATGAAGAAGTCGCTGAGCTACTCCTTCGCAATGGCGCTCAACTGACAATCTCAATGCCTGGAGGCAGGGCCATAGAAGCATTGGAAATGATATGGGATGGAAACCAGTTTAGACCTAAAACACCTGCAGGCGGTTTGGTGCGGTCATTGGTCCAGTGTTTCATTGCCACAAGCACCAGCGAATCGAGCCTTTTAGAACATCGCTTTCCAACCTATTTGAGAGCAGCATCCGGGATAGGGGACGAACAACTAGTGCGTTTACTTCTGGACATGGAGAATAACTTCAGTAAATTCAACAGCTGGAAAACTGCGCTCCTGGAGGCATCTGCGCGGGGGCATCAGACGATTGTAGAGATGCTCTTGGACAGAGGTGTCGACGTCAATGTTCGAAACGAAAGAGAATCTCACAACCTGAGATATGGAAGTCTTAACCATGGACACCTAGGAACGCCACTGCAGCTAGCCTCTAGAGCTGGACTTGAAGAGATGGTTGATTTGATCCTccaaagaggaggagaccCAAATGCACCAGGTGTATTGGGGGAAATTGGCACAGCACTTCGAGAAGCATCGTCAGGAGGCCATGTTGCGGCTGTGAAGTTGTTACTTGCAAATGGCGCTACTCctgatgatgtcgaggcGGCAATAGCACTCGGCCAAGCCTCTAGGAAAGGACATGCACAAATTGTCAAGCTGCTGATCGAAAATGGGGCACCAGTCAACGGGTGCAACCCGGAAGATCCATGGAATATACCTGCAATTCACGAGGCAGTAGCTGGTGGACACATCGACATTATCAAGATACTCCTCGACAAAGAGGCTGACCTGCATCTTCAAAGCTCGTTCTATGGCTCGGCTCTAcatgcggcggcgggacaCAGGCATGAGAATGCTGTTCGGGTACTTTTGGAAAACGGTGCAAATATCCACTGCACTTATGGTGAAGATGAAAGAACGGCACTAACGGTGGCCTCAACATGTGGTCATGCTGGCGTTGTCCAAACACTTCTTGAGCATGGTGCTGGCAAGGACGATCAAAACTCAGGTGCAAGGCTTTTGGCCGCGCTTTCTGCTGCGCTTTCGTCGAAGACATTCAACGGGGAAGTCGCACAATTGCTTCTCAACGAAATCATCCGTTCTACCATCACACTCAAGGTATGTTTCGAGGACCACCATGGAATGTTGGAGAATACAGCTCGAAACGGTCACATAAGCGCAGTGGCATGGCTTTTGGAAATCAGCGGGTCCACCAGCGCAGAGGAATTATCTGAAGCCCTAGGGGAGGCGTCAAACTTCGGCCATACCGAGATCGTCCAATTGCTTCTGGACAACGGCGCAGATGTCAACAGTCACAGCAGAGATGGTGAACTGCCACTCTACCGTGCAACACGGCGTGGTTTCAAGCAGACCGCACAACTACTGATTCGAGCTGGTGCTCAAGTCAACGCTCTAAATCGTTATGCTCGTTATTGTGACTATCGTTCCGGAGACAGGGCAACATTTGCAGCTGCAGCAAACGGTCACACCGAAATCCTACGGATTTTGCTGAGTAATGGTGGTGATCCGAACCTAGAAAGTGATTCTCTGTTTGACAACCTCGCTCTTCATGCGGCAACGAGAAGAGGCCACAAGGAAGCCGTCCTCTTACTACTCGAATACGGAGCGAACATCAACGCCACCTCAAGGATAAATGAAACAGCACTTCTGATCGCCTCAGGAATGTGTCAGAGAGATATCATAAAATTGCTACTTCAGCGTGGAGCTGACGTGAACATAGCCTGCGGGAAGCACGAAACAGCACTACAAGCTGCATCTGCGCAAGGGGGTTACGGTGATTTGGTGGAGTTGCTCGTTAGAAACGGCGCCGATATCAATGCGCGAGCCGGGCGGTACGGGACAGCAGTCATTGCAGCCTCGGCCAACGGCAACTCGGAAGTAGTCGAATTTTTGATAAGAGAGGGCGCTGATTTGAGTATTGAGGGGAGTGTAGAGTTTAGGACAGCCTTTGGGGCGGCGCTTTCTGAGGGCCACATGGACACTGCAGAGTTGCTCATCAAAAATGGATGCAACATCCGGTTTGCACTCCAAAGCGCTTTAGAGTGGGGATGCAAGAGCATGGCGGAAAGATTGCTGCcattcgtcgtcgacgaaaTGAAACCTCAGGCGCCTGAGAATTCATCAGCCCTTGACTCGCCGGCAGTGGACGGTTTCTTGGAGATCAGCAGACGACTGCTGGGGAATCGCGAGGACTCTCACGAAGAGCAAGCAAGCCATGAGACGCCACTTGTACTAGCGATTTCGGAAGGTCGCAGAGATGTGGCTGAATTGATAATCAAGTATGGCGCTGACATCAACAACGGAACAATAACACCGCTGCAACTAGCAGCGTCATTGGGAGATGGGCAAATTGTTTTGGCTTTACTTCGACATGGCGCCGACTCTGAAGTTTTGAAAGATGATGAAGAGTGGCCAGCACTACTCTGTGCGCTCTTTCAAGGGCACACCGAGGTCGCCACTTTGCTTCTCAACCAAGGACTCGACATTTCAAGTAACTACGGCGGAGAGGGAACGGCTCTCCAAATGGCAGCCTACGTGGGCAACATACCTGCAGCGGAATATCTTATTCAGCATGGTTCAGATGTCAATGCTCCACAGGGCTGGCGGAGGTGGAAGTTTGGTCCCGCGTTGTATGAAGCGGTCTTGGAAGGCTACGCAGACATGACTGAACTACTACTCGATCACGGTGCCGACGCAAATACTCACTACGAAGAGTATGAAGGGGTCTTCGCTGCAGCGTTGGAAGCTGGTCATGAAGATGTCATCAGGTTGCTGACGGATAGAGGCTTGGCACATGAATAG
- a CDS encoding Putative complex 1 LYR protein, whose translation MSPSQFIPARSSRHRIACIALYRALIREARAIPIPDELLRKGTQNPIPRLVRKAFVRNRTETSYRIVFSALGTGYNFLNLFKAAQTPDSTEHSQIIAHLREKSARDAKAEAGKPPPRAPPPEKPKWPPLLQKISREGQPPAYVSPRHPVPRENLTGARRVPRLVVTSEGVAFLRQGKPQHRSVVRYVQRATKAKRRAMELMLTSKREEAPWAALEDRWDEIVGKEVQAAEARRREADEDTPERRQRQGQRQGRNKAPQRPPGAEETYAGAVQVSWKLATKRVDDLMKRETARARAFVAIRVAEKEMLEKEERMDLARGHRWMVDTPEKKMQRHRRARMEIRTAKIERKAKKRERDMRDRVRGLQPAPVGV comes from the exons ATGTCGCCATCCCAATTCATACCCGCCCGCAGCTCCCGCCACCGCATCGCCTGCATCGCCCTCTACCGCGCCCTCATCCGCGAGGCGCGCGCGATCCCAATCCCCGACGAATTACTACGCAAGGGCACGCAGAACCCGATCCCGCGGCTCGTGAGGAAGGCCTTTGTGCGCAACCGCACCGAGACGAGCTACCGGATCGTCTTCTCGGCCCTGGGAACGGGATACAAC TTCCTCAACCTCTTCAAAGCGGCCCAGACCCCCGACTCGACGGAACACTCCCAGATCATAGCCCACCTGCGCGAGAAGAGCGCCCGCGACGCGAAAGCCGAAGCCGGGAAACCCCCGCCCCGCgccccgccgcccgagaagcccaagTGGCCGCCCCTCCTACAAAAGATCTCGAGGGAGGGCCAGCCGCCCGCGTACGTCTCACCACGCCACCCCGTCCCGCGGGAGAATCTCACGGGCGCGCGGCGCGTGCCGCGCCTCGTCGTGACGTCCGAGGGGGTCGCCTTCCTGCGGCAGGGCAAGCCGCAGCACCGCTCGGTGGTGCGGTACGTGCAGCgcgcgacgaaggcgaagcGGCGGGCGATGGAGCTGATGCTCACGTCCAAGCGCGAGGAGGCGCCGTGGGCCGCGCTCGAGGACCGGTGGGACGAGATCGTGGGCAAGGAGGTAcaggcggcggaggcgcggaggcgcgaagccgacgaggacacgCCGGAgcggaggcagaggcaggGGCAGAGGCAGGGTCGCAACAAGGCGCCGCAACGGCCGCCGGGGGCCGAGGAGACCTATGCGGGGGCGGTCCAAGTGAGCTGGAAGTTGGCGACCAAGCGGGTTGACGACTTGATGAAGCGGGAGACGGCGCGGGCCAGGGCGTTTGTGGCGATCCGCGTggcggagaaggagatgctcgagaaggaggagcggATGGACCTGGCGCGCGGCCACCGCTGGATGGTGGACACgcccgagaagaagatgcaGAGGCACAGGCGAGCCCGGATGGAAATCCGCACGGCCAAGATCGAGCgcaaggcgaagaagagggagagggacaTGCGGGATAGGGTGAGGGGCTTGCAGCCGGCGCCCGTCGGGGtgtga
- a CDS encoding Putative mycotoxin biosynthesis protein UstYa gives MSGRLFTQEEVGEPEAEAFLSKETQKHNVRQNRPLTARSMQNRFATSLFAISCAILGLSVWLHVHPKQPTDQDCVRRLNAPSPVHDVLEYEDVQFDNAFWKPSPYKGKPTPELEAKWKELWYYGSFDLPSSALPALNKSPNGVGGDAWARTASGNLLAGLEVFHNLHCLNLVRQYVHKDDFDYSNDPAFIGDDEIVLAHVDHCIEALRIRLQCYADVTPFLHTNGSKGTQPDFNTQHRCPKYDRIVEWAKERQIMVEVHGEHEGHGHH, from the exons ATGTCTGGCAGATTGTTTACCCAAGAAGAGGTCGGCGAGCCTGAAGCCGAGGCATTCCTCTCAAAAGAAACACAGAAGCACAACGTCCGACAAAATCGTCCCTTGACCGCAAGATCTATGCAAAACAGATTTGCGACTTCATTGTTTGCAATCAGTTGTGCAATCCTGGGTCTGTCTGTGTGGCTTCACGTCCACCCAAAGCAACCGACAGACCAGGATTGTGTGAGGAGACTCAACGCTCCTT CCCCGGTTCACGATGTGTTGGAGTACGAGGATGTGCAATTCGATAACGCATTCTGGAAACCCAGCCCGTATAAAGGCAAGCCAACGCCCGAGCTGGAGGCGAAATGGAAGGAGTTATGGTATT ACGGCTCGTTTGACCTTCCGAGCTCGGCGCTGCCAGCCCTGAACAAGTCTCCCAATGGCGTTGGCGGTGATGCCTGGGCCCGTACGGCGTCCGGTAACCTGCTCGCTGGCCTCGAAGTCTTTCACAATCTCCACTGCCTGAACTTGGTTCGGCAATACGTGCACAAGGACGATTTCGACTACAGCAACGACCCTGCTTTCATTGGCGACGATGAAATTGTGCTTGCG CACGTCGACCATTGCATTGAGGCTCTTAGAATACGGCTCCAGTGCTACGCTGATGTCACGCCCTTCTTGCATACTAATGGATCCAAAGGCACCCAGCCAGACTTTAACACACAACACCGATGCCCCAAGTATGATCGCATCGTCGAGTGGGCGAAAGAGCGACAGATTATGGTTGAAGTGCATGGCGAACACGAAGGGCACGGACATCATTAG